GCGTGGACAACGCCGAACAGGCCCTCGGGAAAGGCAGCCGCTCGGAAACATTCGTCGAGCGCACGGGCGCTGCCCTGAACATTGTCAGCGTGCTTGAGCAGAAAGCCGTTGCCTGCGCACATGATCGGCACGGCGGCGCGCAGCACCTGCCAGATCGGGAAATTCCAGGGCATCACGCCCAGCACCACGCCGAGCGGGAGATAGCTGGTGATCGCCGTGCCATCGCCTCCGACGTCGGGCGTCTCGTCGGCGAGTAACCTTGACAAGTTGTCGGCGTACCAGCGCGCTAGCCGCGCGCATTTTTCGATCTCTGCGCCCGCAGCGGTTATCGGCTTGCCCATTTCGAGCGTGATCAGCCGGGCGAGAGACTCGCGCCGCGCCTCCAGCATATCAGCCAGGCGGCGAAAGGCCTGCGCGCGCCGATCGACGCTGGTGGTCCGCCAATCGGCGAAGGCCGCGTCTGCCGCTGCCACCACTCTCTCCAGCGAAGGCCCGTCGAGCGCGGGGTGACGCGCGATTTCCTCGCCGGTGGCGGGATTGATCGAGATTGCCTCGGTCCGCATGTCGATCGGCTTCCTGACTTTCAATAGACGCTGGGAGGGCACGTGCTCGCGGCCTGCGCGGGCGTCTCGCGGAAGCGTGCGGCCAGCGCCTCCGCCCCCCGCGCGAGCAACGTGACATCGGTGCCGACCGCGACGAAGCTGGCGCCGAGCGCGAAATAGCGACGCGCCGCCTGTTCGTTGGCGATCAGCATGCCCACCGGCTTGCCGACAGTGCGCACGGCGGCGATGCCTGCTTCGATCATCGCCTGCACCTCGGGATGCATCGGATCCCCGAGATGGCCGAGATCGGCGGCGAGATCCGACGGACCGATGAAGACGCCGTCGACGCCCTCGACACGCGCGATCGCGTCGATATCGGCGAGCGCCGCGCGGCTCTCAACCTGGACGAGCAGGCAGATTTCGGCCGCGGCCACCTGCAGATAATTGTCATGTCGGTTCCAGCGGCTAGCGCGCCCGATCGCGGAGCCCACGCCGCGAATGCCGTTGGGAGGATAACGGGTGGCACGAACCATCGCCGCCGCGGCACCAGCGTTCTCGATCATCGGCACCAGCAGCGTCCGCGCACCGAGATCGAGATATTGCTTGACCAAGACGGCGTCGCCGGCTGGCAGGCGTACTACCGGCTCGACCGGATAGGCGGCCGCCGCCTGCAACTGCGCCAGCACCGATCGCAGGTCGTTCGGTGCGTGTTCGCCGTCGATCAGCAACCAGTCGAAGCCGGCACCGGCACAGATCTCACAGCAATATGAGGAAGCCAGAGCCTGCCAGAGGCCGATCTGCGCGCGACCTTCGCCGATCGCCTGCTTGAAGGAATTGTGCATGACCTCCCGATCCTGCGCCGGTCTCATAGGAATCGGCAGGAAACGCTGCCGAAGCCGCCGAAATCCCCCAGGAAGCGGCTACCCGGCGGAGCCTCAACGGGACGGATGAACGACCCCGACAGCACGATCTGGCCCGCCTCGATGCAATCGCCACGGGTCGCCAACCGCTCCACCAGCCAGGTGAGCGAAGTCAGGGGATCGCCGAGCACGCCGGCGCCAAGGCCGGTCTCTTCGACCTCGCCATTGCGCGACACCACGGCGCCAACGAAACGCAGATCGATGCCGGTGAGATCGCGGACCGGCTCTCCCATTACGATGCCGCCGTTGGCTGCGTTGTCCGCGATCGTGTCGCATATGGTGCGCGGCCGACCGTTGTGCGGATCTAGCCGGGTAATGCGCGTATCCAGAATCTCCAGCGCGGGTGCGATATAATCGGTCGCGGCGAGGATGGCTTCGGGCGACGCGCGGGCTGGGTCGATCGTCTCCTTCATCACAAAGGCGATCTCGGCCTCGACCCGCGGTTGGATGAAGCGCCCGGCCGGAATATCGGCACCGTTGGCAAAAGCCATGCTGCGCAGCAGCACGCCCGAATCGGGTATGTCGATCGACAGCGCGGCCTGCATTGCCTTTGAGGTAAGCCCGATCTTCCAGCCGATCGCCGGATCACCCGCCGCACGCTTCATCCGCACCCACGCCGCCTGAACGGCATAGGCGTCGTCCATCGTCATCCCCGGATAGGTCTCGCTGAGCAGGCGGATCTGGCTTCGGTCGCGCTCGGCCGCCGCCAGAGCGTTGGCCGCATCGGCGATCGCCGCATCGTCGAGCGTGACGCCGCCGAAATCGTCGATGCGGCGCGTCTGCGCCATCAGCCCGCCACCGTGGCGCGATTGGTGGCAAAGCCCTCCTCAGCCCCCAGCAGCGCCGGCGGCTCCTTCAGACTTTCCTGCCACAGCAGCGATTCCATCGCGATGTTGAGCGGCTGATCCTGAATGGTCAGCTCATATACCGGCTCGTCGTAGCTGGCATGGTTATGGACCGACCAGCCGGGCGCGGAAAGCATCAGATCGCCGGCCTTCCACTCATAGGTCTTGCCCTCGACGGTCGAGCGGCCCGAACCGGAGAAA
The nucleotide sequence above comes from Roseomonas aeriglobus. Encoded proteins:
- the hpaI gene encoding 4-hydroxy-2-oxoheptanedioate aldolase encodes the protein MHNSFKQAIGEGRAQIGLWQALASSYCCEICAGAGFDWLLIDGEHAPNDLRSVLAQLQAAAAYPVEPVVRLPAGDAVLVKQYLDLGARTLLVPMIENAGAAAAMVRATRYPPNGIRGVGSAIGRASRWNRHDNYLQVAAAEICLLVQVESRAALADIDAIARVEGVDGVFIGPSDLAADLGHLGDPMHPEVQAMIEAGIAAVRTVGKPVGMLIANEQAARRYFALGASFVAVGTDVTLLARGAEALAARFRETPAQAASTCPPSVY
- a CDS encoding 2-oxo-hepta-3-ene-1,7-dioic acid hydratase; translated protein: MADAANALAAAERDRSQIRLLSETYPGMTMDDAYAVQAAWVRMKRAAGDPAIGWKIGLTSKAMQAALSIDIPDSGVLLRSMAFANGADIPAGRFIQPRVEAEIAFVMKETIDPARASPEAILAATDYIAPALEILDTRITRLDPHNGRPRTICDTIADNAANGGIVMGEPVRDLTGIDLRFVGAVVSRNGEVEETGLGAGVLGDPLTSLTWLVERLATRGDCIEAGQIVLSGSFIRPVEAPPGSRFLGDFGGFGSVSCRFL